A genomic segment from Streptomyces antibioticus encodes:
- a CDS encoding AraC family transcriptional regulator — protein MAGSDELARHWRYADLPGVDLLRARYIRKTFVRHTHEHFVIAAIADGVEVFHHGGADQYAGAGALALVNPDTPHTGRAGVPEGWKYGAVYPAPDVVAQIAAETTTLRGTPGFVRPVLDDPYAVGLVHQVLRAADEGNALAADTLLRVAVTRLLRLNGGPLPQREVRTAGARIAARARAVLEQRMTDPPTLEQLAADLGTSPFALLRAFRDAYGMPPHTWLTDARVRRARRLLDAGTAPAEAALAVGFTDQPHLNRHFARIVGVPPGAYQRERKNVQDARGELLLPSSVWQNRQLSQTYAPTARESRTPPSYGTPSGSGSP, from the coding sequence ATGGCGGGTTCGGACGAGTTGGCGCGGCACTGGCGGTACGCCGACCTGCCCGGGGTCGATCTGCTGCGCGCCCGCTACATCCGCAAGACCTTCGTCCGGCACACCCACGAGCACTTCGTCATCGCTGCCATCGCCGACGGCGTCGAGGTCTTCCACCACGGCGGCGCCGACCAGTACGCGGGCGCCGGCGCGCTCGCGCTGGTCAACCCGGACACCCCGCACACCGGCCGGGCCGGTGTCCCGGAGGGCTGGAAGTACGGGGCGGTGTACCCGGCGCCCGACGTCGTCGCACAGATCGCCGCCGAGACGACGACCCTGCGCGGCACCCCCGGATTCGTCCGCCCCGTCCTCGACGACCCCTACGCCGTCGGTCTGGTCCACCAGGTGCTCCGTGCCGCCGACGAGGGCAACGCGCTGGCCGCCGACACCCTGCTGCGGGTGGCCGTCACCCGGCTGCTGCGGCTCAACGGCGGACCGCTCCCGCAGCGCGAGGTGCGCACGGCCGGGGCGCGGATCGCGGCCCGCGCGCGTGCCGTGCTGGAACAGCGCATGACCGACCCGCCGACCCTGGAGCAGCTCGCCGCCGACCTCGGCACCAGCCCCTTCGCCCTGCTGCGGGCCTTCCGCGACGCGTACGGCATGCCCCCGCACACCTGGCTGACGGACGCGCGCGTGCGGCGGGCGCGGCGGCTGCTGGACGCGGGGACGGCACCCGCCGAGGCCGCCCTGGCGGTGGGGTTCACCGACCAGCCGCACCTCAACCGGCACTTCGCGCGGATCGTGGGCGTCCCGCCGGGCGCCTACCAGCGGGAGCGCAAGAACGTACAAGACGCGCGCGGGGAGCTGCTCCTACCGTCCTCGGTGTGGCAGAACAGACAGCTCTCGCAGACATACGCGCCGACGGCGCGGGAAAGCCGGACTCCGCCGTCGTACGGGACGCCCTCGGGGTCGGGGTCGCCGTAG